From one Anoplolepis gracilipes chromosome 8, ASM4749672v1, whole genome shotgun sequence genomic stretch:
- the Mv gene encoding lysosomal-trafficking regulator isoform X3: MSKVSVNKLQILWDHFIHAEPQSYEKSSWLDIFLAEFLAQIKEGKDIKDVLSFCSVGDGGVSTLVACELLSDVHELCGKRNNGSELVSLRKYLVQDRGWRYLTVLHLLGVRGLSCGRELVTLLVALYPVAFQQGAVDLRKTSLSTTSQKSDGETVVVGSSTRNQYVKFHCNDDIIDTVDIVLHAKRKTTKGFSHESDAPPRRRSACRRSIADAAKSQQSNPKQMKSSSILKSRRNTPENATSSESELLTDGIDPARSLTLKIRLNPMDFEYFTSIVRSDEEQKWQAELYELPPRPVRKTPRDYVDERIQDVLNAEISNFEISLLIIQLLQGLRDYDTPAEQTPAVQVLKFALDTLWSLQFGIDGNNLTGTECVTLKAAAARLMLTALERALRADEPTTAVIHNGLLPMTLRLLEDACSKPVNVLEPEEGSLLQEFIFATIYGIVTFLYCLLHQRSGNVDKLSDFLELFRLFIESQDGKLVERTIFAIVDLPSIDATKSIVRAKKIIDMIGALTSGLKRVRRDLSHAMQCHRTKHRSCIDNIQSYHHSNVLGVPYSQSIVDVADKQMCCISSLFATLMSLLKKSHLFASELQVRLIKITTAAGTCCCFPPEILISSMVAFLKNREFSTYAPAVAFLECIFFKELGAFPVTDACNTCVRPANYSWNFLEMYVDLLCPSDPKLCYIVMAHLLQVTSGSRFHVREQLLFRVFYPAFLRAKECYAIDNSNVTAKFLLQSCMSVMSCLIVNVHMCEKFMVINGLREILPLMANVAFTRSVYALLEVTVIIEIWKMREKLDNLESIEMSFATKSLFESLDKETNELLNCLRCFEKPRLEENMNQRDENRDTFDRRSDNQKVDLSLVKTDETAIKSLDNTKTLPQLPENDDTHHEQLENKTDTVVISNSFKKFYTLIEQVIEVCDDTDVSFEKFNLYQASIAWRAAAGVALCSPKFRIELSAHPVSRKSLRLFRLLTIGLATDSIEDTGKSAHKLFEALITCCLISPLYDCDIIMELRKSLMNTGMKLGRGVAVIVDAILKVSMLKPAQENSIPQQPRPRLPTLSLENPPDYSAEDSSTGEYVTADDGYEADVEIPEKSSNNNISKKSSPLGLVVEPRGHANAHPALCSLAIDLLIHFSKHFFCRGLDLERSSITTSGLRRIAGTCRESASSCAALAASGTIMRILNGFKNVFINSDPQCRDLQHAALEVFTLLATQSISSTELMEYLSFFKAERPPLLPLLEPLYHLVLVARPQPNFILSFPVHSDIKVSPKTEQHKNLEKAENLVNNFRKKHLAAGICSPWSVHATCLPIGPELAWPVWLHGCSASMWLRVERGMSIGGRATLYNTSPLLDSDNESLSDWGILSDNWNREVVAGSVSPPTPTSIIHLMSIGFESLVLEMWLDLKADKLILRLTRPDDKLNRTISETSINDMLPSGHWHHLTLNFKDTVLNKRSAVIEVTLWVDGWKEINAQLPFDGLLMRKPGTTCILLGQIGSSSIGAWYLGNLMVFRCPVFTKERALYLTSLGPNYTNLADCILNTVKPDFAPLIASGALNDICEVKYEGGKFDSSRRKSYGGTYLRHAVETVVSESKIDWDAVMDATNSHLGELQDNLLLNYEAQNPNIIHLYPQAVANPSVIVRNIFPGQPGFRIVSAPEHRVSQQPPLSISPIVSTRLENQQYRGLIPAAILIGGVPVFLYLFARVVELNSTEKEQALALSTVLHLVRSDSELLNQYRSNGGTLLVLRVLESSRCHAGRHILKAMLDAACDSPIIIRDVGSGNPVSQNCEAVITDPELIKAALTAWRAWAKYDTLNLLLQTLLLLLRDQHSQREFNASQLNRVGVVDTILTLCKEHFMYEINEEVNAVLDTNTGIAIVELMRALMGAPPEFAHLVAITDYLVLVHQASETYVTHSRQNIYFMLPQFTEIKTNLKKSDNASISSNDSISLMENSKLNKALTNEQIQKIRSPKKKDQRTLLIDNTSGGEDSGIAASDGSTPQSNERQSTYVDERRACQGLVCEGLLLLLRDAVRVLPDCQVGSVLKHVLRAELLLVLANDPDHRVRTALIKVIQTYLQRASDEEVNKFIKQKYFMHLGNQIALYPASDSVVIALENLAVRSPTLAAMPMLMAIIAKTFNSDSSIIRPLILFITDVIAKNTNVLKVLLEQGLIESLVQGLIGAAHKNNSMSLRRDIHVLFVTIATKLLELPGSHQIQAVLDLHVILDYMEISEKLRCCTSAIRTVVRDAQVALFDGELDALVTKLSIPSGFRLRSTASYLASTSYFTSVLTTSSEQSDHGSHSSSYGSFHASSSSVLREPGKGELNDRFRIIVTRAVEFITAADTSPSVNELQLTRRLFSILLHGLCNPLEKKNHWSSTWSVRPALRKYTAKIMIWLLEPYQSISTRMYAIRSLMEEPRAREILSCILEVHPQMEQKFTVFFWDLLQKRDEMPSADARVCAELREALRVWNLAKGIEQANLEVWNDELALLRRDFLLDRDICIDNYPAVLRIGKRFDTLAKQLIESAMNVTRSVVEEQNRERKVLMEQLKHMRALEAQAVAKWRDIAKRLTHEWAPWHFSNSYPKSWELDPTEGPARVRIRLQRCHLNIDKRFFLPEHQDNLESSNIEMPLSYLFTSTREDANTTALIERLHTSEKIRKMSQAKVVTPRAELAGEVLIGETCVYFVPDNPDVPLHTDIALGGFDLAVTGGTAWRLEDIRELHKRRYQLQEKAIEIFLITGRTYLLAFNSSKERDEFATELSACNLPRRIPGDDLGEALALWRSGALTNWEYIICLNKLAGRSYNDLMQYPVFPFVLADYVSDKIDLNNPKIYRNFKRPMAVQDKKNEQHYINNYNYLKQTVTEGLNLIALNQGPFHYGSHYSNSGTVLHFLVRLPPFTSMFLCYQDNNFDIPDRTFHALATTWRLTSCDSTTDVKELIPEFYYLPEFLLNFEGFDFGVRQNGNKVGDVELPKWCGGDARLFILAHRAALESDVVREVLPYWIDLVFGFRQTGKPAVEAINVFHPATYYGFDVEQIADPLERQAWETMVRTYGQTPAQLFRAPHPLIQNLGNVTLSNQTPQVIEGVSGIKWGNYVGAPGNKPVLCWKLKHKTPLASLIPLATGDVFGLPNYTTLLLSYTKEKAGSMLSGMSVLGAALVSWSGTDGIVRLKCKKEQPPRPLIKSSGLDPITTLGSTPDCGQLWLGHLSGRITVHTYTIGATGKIEFSLAPATILLAHRSRVTTISLSRAFSIACSGDANGVITIWDLNSLTYVRSIVCDQGYAIHLLCISETLGDVAVTYEIPRSGNNVTVDRSELKIYTINARAVGSILSKNRITSLCYSSAPEGVSVNVIATGLENGIIRLWSSWDLQLVREISNNVRDCCAIIAVVWSLDQHHLYAVMEDSTVLIWEGSKRLSNGTPKFVNLTSF, encoded by the exons ATGTCTAAAGTGTCGGTCAATAAGTTGCAAATTTTGTGGGACCACTTCATTCACGCTGAACCCCAAAGTTACGAG AAATCATCTTggcttgatatatttttggcggAATTTCTCGCGCAAATTAAGGAAGGCAAGGACATAAAAGATGTTCTATCTTTCtg TTCGGTCGGTGACGGCGGCGTATCGACTCTCGTGGCCTGCGAATTACTTTCGGATGTACACGAGCTGTGTGGGAAGAGGAACAATGGCAGCGAGCTGGTCAGTCTACGAAAGTATTTGGTGCAGGATCGCGGTTGGCGTTATCTCACAGTGCTACATCTATTGGGTGTGCGCGGTTTATCTTGCGGTCGCGAGCTGGTCACGTTGTTGGTCGCTCTCTATCCAGTTGCGTTTCAACAGGGGGCTGTCGATTTAAGAAAAACTAGCTTGTCGACTACATCGCAAAAGTCCGATGGTGAAACTGTCGTTGTTGGATCGTCAACACGCAATCAGTACGTGAAATTTCATTGTAACGATGATATCATTGACACAGTAGACATCGTTCTGCATGCGAAACGCAAGACGACGAAAGGTTTCTCTCACGAGAGCGATGCACCTCCACGTAGAAGGTCTGCTTGCAGACGATCCATCGCTGACGCTGCAAAGTCTCAACAATCCAATCCCAAGCAGATGAAATCGTCATCGATTCTAAAATCTCGACGCAATACACCCGAGAACGCGACAAGTAGCGAGTCTGAACTATTAACAGACGGCATCGATCCAGCGCGTTCCCTCACTCTGAAGATTCGTTTGAATCCGATggattttgaatattttacgtcAATTGTCAGAAGTGACGAGGAACAGAAATGGCAGGCCGAATTATATGAGCTGCCACCTCGTCCTGTGAGAAAAACACCGCGTGATTATGTCGACGAGAGAATCCAAGATGTACTGAATGCAGAGATCAGTAACTTTGAAATTAGTTTGCTCATCATACAGCTGTTACAGGGTTTACGTGACTATGACACGCCCGCCGAGCAAACACCAGCTGTGCAGGTTTTGAAGTTTGCTCTAGACACGTTGTGGTCGCTACAATTTGGCATAGACGGCAATAATTTGACTGGTACAGAATGCGTCACTTTGAAAGCAGCGGCCGCCAGGTTGATGTTAACGGCTCTGGAACGCGCTTTGAGAGCTGACGAACCTACCACAGCGGTGATTCACAATGGCCTGCTACCGATGACTTTGAGATTGCTCGAAGATGCTTGCAGTAAACCGGTAAACGTATTGGAGCCAGAGGAAGGTTCGCTATTGCAGGAATTTATTTTCGCCACCATCTACGGGATTGTTACTTTTCTTTATTGCCTGTTACATCAGCGCAGCGGCAACGTCGATAAGCTATCGGATTTCCTCGAATTGTTCCGTCTTTTCATTGAGAGCCAGGATGGTAAACTCGTCGAGAGAACGATATTCGCGATCGTCGATCTGCCCAGTATTGATGCAACGAAATCGATAGTACGCGCTAAGAAAATAATCGACATGATAGGTGCGTTGACCAGTGGATTGAAGCGTGTTCGTCGCGATCTTTCACACGCTATGCAATGCCACAGGACCAAGCACAGATCCTGCATCGACAACATTCAAAGTTATCATCATTCGAACGTACTCGGAGTACCATATTCCCAATCGATCGTTGATGTCGCTGATAAACAGATGTGTTGCATTTCCTCACTATTCGCGACCCTCATGAGTTTATTGAAGAAGTCTCATCTGTTTGCGAGCGAACTGCAAGTGAGACTGATTAAGATCACCACCGCTGCGGGTACATGCTGTTGTTTCCCACCCGAGATACTCATTTCGAGTATGGTTGCATTTCTAAAAAACCGCGAATTTTCGACATATGCGCCTGCTGTAGCATTTCTcgaatgtattttctttaaagagCTTGGCGCTTTTCCAGTAACAGACGCATGCAACACCTGTGTTAGGCCGGCAAATTATTCGTGGAATTTTCTGGAGATGTACGTCGATTTACTGTGTCCTAGCGATCCGAAACTTTGTTACATCGTCATGGCGCATCTGCTGCAAGTTACATCTGGTTCCCGATTTCACGTAAGGGAACAGCTTCTTTTTCGAGTCTTCTATCCAGCTTTTCTACGTGCTAAAGAATGTTACGCAATCGATAACAGCAACGTAACAGCGAAGTTTCTCTTGCAGTCCTGCATGTCCGTTATGTCGTGTTTAATCGTGAACGTGCACATGTGCGAGAAATTTATGGTGATAAATGGATTGCGCGAGATATTGCCCTTGATGGCAAATGTGGCGTTCACTAGAAGCGTTTATGCCCTTTTGGAGGTCACTGTAATTATAGAGATTTGGAAGATGCGTGAGAAATTGGACAATTTAGAAAGCATCGAGATGTCGTTCGCGACTAAGTCTCTTTTTGAATCTCTCGATAAAGAGACGAACGAATTATTGAATTGTTTACGATGTTTCGAGAAACCGAGACTGGAAGAAAATATGAATCAGCGAGACGAGAACAGAGATACATTTGACAGGCGTTCTGACAATCAGAAAGTTGACCTATCTCTTGTAAAAACCGATGAGACAGCAATTAAAAGTCTCGATAATACAAAAACATTACCGCAACTACCTGAAAATGACGATACTCACCATGAACAATTAGAGAATAAGACTGATACTGTAGTAATTTCGAATTCATTTAAGAAGTTTTATACTCTTATAGAGCAAGTTATTGAAGTGTGCGACGACACGGACGTGTCGTTCgagaaattcaatttatatcaaGCTAGCATAGCATGGAGAGCTGCTGCAGGTGTAGCCTTGTGCAGCCCGAAATTTCGCATCGAATTATCCGCGCATCCAGTATCCAGAAAATCGCTGCGTTTATTCAGGCTGTTAACTATAGGCCTTGCCACGGATAGTATTGAAG ATACTGGCAAATCGGCACATAAACTCTTCGAGGCCCTGATTACGTGTTGTTTAATATCTCCGTTGT ATGATTGTGACATAATCATGGAACTAAGAAAATCATTAATGAATACCGGAATGAAACTCGGTCGTGGAGTAGCTGTGATAGTGGATGCGATATTGAAAGTATCTATGCTGAAGCCGGCGCAAGAAAATAGCATACCTCAACAACCGCGTCCTAGA ttaCCAACTTTGTCGTTAGAGAATCCACCGGATTACAGCGCCGAAGATAGCAGTACCGGTGAATACGTAACCGCTGATGATGGATACGAAGCGGATGTCGAAATACCTGAAAAGAGTTCCAACAACAATATCTCCAAGAAAAGCAGTCCTCTTGGACTTGTGGTAGAGCCGAGAGGTCATGCTAATGCTCATCCTGCTTTATGTTCGTTGGCCATAGATCTTTTAATTCACTTCAGCAAACA CTTTTTTTGTAGAGGTTTAGATTTAGAAAGAAGTTCGATAACAACTAGTGGATTACGAAGAATCGCTGGCACGTGTCGAGAAAGCGCCTCAAGTTGTGCCGCTCTCGCGGCTTCAGGAACTATTATGAGGATATTAAATggctttaaaaatgtattcattAACAGTGATCCACAATGTCGAG atttgcAACACGCGGCGTTGGAAGTTTTTACATTGTTGGCGACGCAATCAATCTCATCGACGGAGCTAATGGAATATCtgtctttttttaaagcaGAAAGACCACCGTTGTTACCGTTGCTGGAGCCGTTGTATCATTTGGTACTGGTGGCACGACCTCAacctaattttattttgtcgttCCCCGTGCATTCTGATATAAAAGTATCGCCGAAGACAGAGCAACATAAAAATCTGGAGAAGGCTGAGAACCTTGTGAACAATTTCAGAAAGAAACATCTCGCGGCAGGAATTTGTAGTCCGTGGTCCGTACATGCGACATGTTTACCTATCGGTCCGGAACTCGCCTGGCCAGTATGGTTGCACGGTTGTTCTGCTTCTATGTGGCTAAGAGTAGAAAGAGGAATGTCTATCGGTGGTCGTGCGACACTCTATAACACTTCACCGTTGCTTGACTCAGATAACGAGAGTTTATCCGATTGGGGTATTCTTTCTGACAATTGGAATCGAGAAG TTGTAGCAGGTTCTGTGTCGCCACCCACACCAACGTCAATAATACATTTGATGTCTATTGGCTTTGAATCGTTGGTTTTAGAAATGTGGCTTGATCTAAAAGcag ataaattaattttacgactCACTCGTCCGGACGATAAGCTGAACCGAACGATCTCCGAAACTTCCATAAACGATATGCTTCCCTCAGGACATTGGCATCACTTgacgttaaattttaaagataccgTCTTGAATAAACGGAGTGCTGTAATTGAAGTTACGCTTTGGGTAGACGGTTGGAAAGAAATCAATGCTCAATTACCGTTTGACGGTTTATTGATGAGAAAACCGGGTActacatgtattttattaggTCAAATCGGGTCGAGCAGTATTGGCGCATGGTATCTCGGAAATTTAATGGTTTTTAg GTGTCCAGTATTCACGAAAGAACGTGCGTTATATTTAACAAGTCTCGGACCAAATTACACCAACTTGGCGGATTGTATCTTAAACACTGTGAAGCCTGATTTTGCGCCTCTTATTGCGTCTGGTGCGCTGAATGATATTTGCGAAGTAAAATACG AAGGTGGTAAATTCGATTCAAGCCGACGAAAATCTTATGGTGGTACTTATTTGAGACATGCCGTCGAGACAGTGGTGTCAGAATCGAAAATTGACTGGGACGCCGTTATGGATGCGACAAACTCGCATCTTGGCGAGTTGCAAGACAATTTGCTTCTTAATTACGAGGCTCAAAATCCAAATATCATACATCTGTATCCTCAAGCCGTCGCTAATCCTTCTG ttattgtgagaaatatatttccgGGCCAACCAGGTTTTAGAATCGTTTCAGCACCAGAACACAGGGTGTCGCAGCAACCGCCTTTATCGATCTCTCCGATTGTATCTACTCGTTTAGAAAATCAACAATATCGTGGACTTATACCTGCAGCGATTTTAATAGGTGGTGTAccagtatttttatatctttttgcgAGG GTGGTCGAACTAAACTCTACCGAAAAGGAACAAGCTCTGGCTCTCTCCACAGTCCTGCATCTTGTTCGTAGTGATTCAGAACTCTTAAATCAATACCGATCGAATGGCGGGACATTACTGGTTCTTCGCGTTCTAGAGTCGTCTCGGTGCCACGCAGGTAGACATATTCTGAAGGCGATGCTGGATGCAGCGTGCGACAGCCCGATCATCATCAGAGATGTCGGCAGTGGTAATCCAGTTTCTCAGAATTGCGAGGCTGTTATCACGGATCCAGAATTGATCAAAGCCGCACTTACTGCATGGAGAGCATGGGCGAAATACGATACCTTAAATTTGCTGCTGCAAACATTGCTACTTTTACTGCGAGATCAACATTCACAGCGTGAATTCAATGCGTCTCAATTAAACAGGGTTGGAGTTGTGGATACGATCCTTACTTTGTGTaag GAACACTTCATGTACGAAATAAACGAAGAAGTAAATGCTGTATTGGATACGAATACTGGAATCGCCATTGTGGAACTGATGCGCGCCTTGATGGGTGCACCACCGGAGTTTGCTCATTTAGTCGCCATCACTGATTATTTGGTTCTCGTTCATCAAGCTTCGGAGACCTATGTTACTCACTCACgacaaaatatctattttatgttGCCGCAATTCACGgagataaaaacaaatttgaaaaaaagcgATAACGCTTCTATTTCTTCTAATGATTCGATAAGCTTGATGGAAAACAGTAAACTGAACAAGGCATTAACGAATGAACAG ATTCAAAAGATTCGAAGtcccaaaaaaaaagatcaaagaACACTGTTGATAGATAATACTAGCGGTGGAGAAGACTCTGGAATTGCAGCTAGTGATGGATCTACTCCACAGAGCaat GAGAGACAATCAACATATGTAGATGAAAGAAGAGCTTGTCAAGGCTTAGTCTGCGAAGGATTACTGTTGCTATTGAGAGATGCTGTAAGAGTGTTACCAGACTGCCAAGTTGGATCAGTGCTAAAGCATGTTTTAAGAGCTGAACTGTTGTTGGTTTTAGCCAATGATCCCGATCACCGCGTACGCACAGCATTGATCAag GTGATACAAACCTATCTACAACGTGCTAGTGATGAGGAAGTTAACaagtttataaaacaaaaatatttcatgcatCTAGGAAATCAAATAGCTTTATATCCTGCGAGTGATTCGGTAGTTATTGCTTTAGAGAATTTAGCTGTACGAAGTCCGACTTTAGCAGCAATGCCAATGTTAATGGCGATAATTGCAAAGACTTTCAATTCTGATTCAAGTATAATCAGGCcgttgatattatttataactgatGTAATAGCAAAg AATACGAATGTACTGAAAGTACTCTTAGAGCAAGGCTTAATCGAATCATTGGTGCAAGGTTTGATCGGGGCTGCACATAAAAATAACTCTATGTCCCTTCGTCGAGACATTCATGTGTTGTTCGTGACAATCGCGACTAAGCTTTTAGAATTACCCGGCAGTCATCAGATACAAGCGGTATTGGATCTACATGTGATACTTGATTACATGGAAATATCGGAGAAGCTACGATGCTGTACGAGTGCGATTCGCACAGTCGTGAGAGACGCACAAGTCGCATTGTTCGATGGAGAGTTGGACGCACTCGTGACAAAGTTGTCGATTCCCTCAGGATTCCGTTTACGTAGCACGGCTTCTTATTTGGCTTCGACATCTTATTTCACTTCAG TTCTTACGACGTCTAGCGAGCAGAGTGATCATGGATCCCATTCTTCCAGCTACGGTAGCTTCCATGCGAGTTCGTCCTCGGTGCTGCGAGAACCCGGTAAAGGAGAATTGAACGATCGTTTCCGTATCATCGTGACACGTGCAGTTGAATTTATAACAGCGGCCGATACATCACCATCCGTCAACGAATTGCAGCTAACGAGGAGATTATTTTCCATTCTTTTGCACGGTTTATGCAACCCGCTGGAGAAGAAAAATCATTGGAGCAGTACATGGTCCGTTAGACCAGCGTTAAGAAAATATACGGCTAAGATTATGATATGGCTGCTGGAGCCATATCAGAGTATCAGTACGAGAATGTACGCCATTAGATCTCTAATGGAAGAACCAAGAGCTCGTGAAATCCTATCGTGCATTTTGGAAGTTCATCCACAG ATGGAACAAAAGTTTACCGTATTTTTTTGGGACTTATTGCAAAAACGGGACGAGATGCCCAGTGCCGATGCTAGAGTGTGCGCAGAACTGAGAGAAGCTCTGCGAGTGTGGAATCTCGCGAAAGGGATAGAACAAGCCAATCTGGAAGTGTGGAACGATGAATTAGCTTTGTTACGTCGAGATTTTCTTCTGGATCGAGATATTTGTATCGACAATTATCCTGCAGTTTTAAG aaTTGGCAAGAGATTTGATACGTTGGCGAAGCAGTTAATCGAAAGTGCTATGAATGTAACGCGTTCGGTTGTGGAAGAACAAAACCGTGAGCGCAAGGTATTGATGGAACAGTTAAAACACATGCGAGCATTAGAGGCTCAGGCGGTGGCTAAGTGGAGAGATATAGCCAAGCGATTAACACATGAATGGGCGCCATGGCACTTTTCGAATAGCTATCCGAAAAGTTGGGAATTGGATCCGACTGAAGGCCCCGCGAGAGTCAGAATTCGGCTTCAAAGATGTCATTTGAATATTGATAAAAGGTTCTTCTTGCCTGAGCATCAAGATAATTTAG aatcttCCAATATCGAAATGCCGTTGTCCTATTTATTTACGAGTACTCGTGAAGATGCGAACACTACGGCTTTGATCGAACGATTACACACGAGTGAAAAAATACGTAAGATGTCTCAAGCGAAAGTTGTTACACCTAGGGCCGAATTAGCAGGAGAAGTTCTCATTGGTGAAACATGTGTGTATTTCGTTCCAGATAATCCTGATGTGCCATTACATACGGAC ATAGCATTGGGTGGTTTCGATTTGGCTGTAACTGGTGGTACTGCTTGGCGTCTCGAAGATATTCGCGAATTACACAAAAGAAGATATCAGTTGCAAGAGAAAGCCATCGAGATCTTTCTCATTACCGGCAGAACGTACTTGTTAGCGTTCAACTCATCTAAGGAAAGGGACGAATTTGCGACCGAGTTATCCGCTTGCAATTTGCCCAGGCGAATCCCCGGTGATGATTTGGGAGAGGCTCTAGCCTTGTGGAGAAGCGGCGCGCTCACTAATtgggaatatattatttgcttaAACAAACTAGCGGGCCGTTCGTATAATGATTTAATGCAGTATCCCGTATTTCCGTTTGTTTTGGCGGATTACGTCAGCGACAAGATAGACTTGAACAATCCGAAAATTTATCG aaatttcAAACGACCGATGGCTGTGcaagataaaaagaatgaaCAACactacataaataattataat TACTTGAAGCAAACTGTAACAGAAGGATTAAATTTGATTGCCTTAAATCAAGGACCATTTCATTACGGATCTCATTACAGTAATTCTGGAACGGTATTACACTTTTTGGTACGGCTTCCACCGTTCACTAGTATGTTCCTATGTTATCAAG ataataattttgatattcctGATCGAACATTCCATGCGTTAGCTACCACATGGAGATTAACTAGTTGCGATTCCACAACGGATGTGAAAGAATTGATACCAGAATTCTACTATTTacctgaatttttattaaatttcgaaG GATTCGATTTTGGTGTTCGACAAAATGGTAACAAAGTTGGAGACGTTGAATTGCCAAAATGGTGCGGCGGTGACGCGCGTCTTTTTATATTGGCGCATAGAGCCGCGTTGGAATCGGACGTTGTGAGAGAAGTATTACCGTATTGGATTGATCTAGTTTTTGGATTCAGACAGACAGGAAAACCGGCGGTAGAGGCCATAAATGTATTTCATCCTGCT ACTTATTATGGATTCGATGTGGAACAAATAGCCGATCCCTTAGAACGTCAAGCCTGGGAAACGATGGTACGAACTTATGGTCAAACGCCTGCACAATTATTTAGAGCTCCTCATCCATTGATTCAAAATCTTGGCAATGTAACGCTCTCTAATCAGACACCCCAGGTTATCGAAGGAGTCAGtg GTATAAAATGGGGAAATTATGTAGGCGCACCTGGAAATAAACCTGTATTATGTTGGAagttaaaacataaaactcCATTAGCTTCTCTAATTCCTCTCGCAACTGGTGACGTTTTTGGCTTACCTAATTACACGACGCTTCTACTGAGTTATACTAAAGAGAAag CTGGTAGTATGTTAAGCGGCATGTCTGTCTTAGGTGCTGCATTAGTGTCATGGAGTGGAACAGATGGAATCGTtagattaaaatgtaaaaaggaaCAACCACCAAGGcctttaattaaatcatcaGGCCTCGACCCA ATCACGACATTGGGCTCTACTCCAGATTGTGGACAACTCTGGCTCGGACATTTATCAGGCAGAATTACAGTGCATACGTATACTATCGGAGCTACAGGCAAAATCGAATTCAGTTTAGCACCTGCAACAATACTTTTAGCACATAGAAGTCGGGTGACAACAATATCTTTGTCACGTGCGTTTAGTATTGCTTGTTCCGGTGATGCTAATGGAGTCATTACTATTTGGGATTTAAACAG TTTAACATATGTGAGGTCAATAGTCTGCGATCAAGGTTACGCTATACATCTTTTATGTATCAGTGAAACACTTGGTGATGTAGCAGTTACTTATGAGATTCCTAGGTCAGGGAACAACGTAACCGTCGATCGATCcgaattgaaaatttacacCATAAATGCAAGGGCTGTAGGCTCTATTTTATCCAAAAATCGTATAACATCGCTTTGTTATAGCAGTGCGCCAGAAGGTGTTTCTGTCAATGTTATTGCAACTGGTTTAGAGAATGGAATAATAAG ATTATGGAGCAGTTGGGATCTGCAGCTAGTCAGAgaaatttcgaataatgtgAGAGACTGTTGTGCAATAATTGCTGTGGTATGGTCCTTAGATCAACACCACTTATATGCAGTGATGGAAGACTCCACTGTTCTAATTTGGGAGGGATCTAAACGTCTCAGTAATGGTACTCCAAAATTCGTCAACTTAACGTCATTCTGA